One Dictyostelium discoideum AX4 chromosome 3 chromosome, whole genome shotgun sequence genomic region harbors:
- the yipf1 gene encoding Yip1 domain-containing protein (alternatively spliced), with product MSNYNNKHHDDGNPFYNEPINTSPTQQQQQQQQNLFPNTNIDYNDYTQNRGQQQQQQPAYQPDLQFQSFSHDVDVNSNTSPNNNNNNNSNNNNSNKIGGNSSNNKFSDNVPLNTNEDGTEKKYSFYEVPYYRFLFNVDTKEVGLRLIRSMLPIKFSFFNLIRENPDLYGPFWVLTSLVFIVAVTSNLNEYFHSSDHKSWEVDIQKIVYSAITIYGYSFVIPLILWGIFKWMNLGLRLLDMLCIYGYTLFIFVPASILCVIPLQLVQWIIVAIASIVSGLFLVTNIFTPLKEDFTKRGLIICAVIGALHIGLALVLKLYFFANSTENFTISDSSSTPTPTPTNTTKLL from the exons atgagcaattataataacaaaCATCATGACGATGGTAATCCATTTTATAATGAACCAATTAATACATCACcaactcaacaacaacaacaacaacaacaaaatttattcccaaatacaaatatagaCTATAACGATTATACACAAAATAGaggtcaacaacaacagcagcaaccaGCTTACCAACCAGACTTACAATTCcaaa GTTTTTCACATGATGTTGATGTAAATTCAAATActtcaccaaataataataataataataatagtaataataataatagtaataaaatcggtggaaatagtagtaataataaattttcagaTAATGTTCCATTAAATACTAATGAAGATGGTACAGAAAAGAAATATAGTTTTTATGAGGTACCATATTATAGATTCCTTTTCAATGTTGATACAAAAGAGGTTGGTCTTCGTTTAATTAGATCAATGttaccaattaaattttcatttttcaatcTCATCAGGGAAAATCCTGATTTATATGGTCCATTTTGGGTTTTAACTTCTTTAGTTTTCATTGTTGCTGTtacttcaaatttaaatgaatattttcATTCAAGTGATCATAAAA gtTGGGAAGTTGATATTCAAAAGATTGTTTATAGTGCAATTACAATTTATGGTTATTCATTTGTAATTCCATTAATTTTATGGGGTATATTTAAATGGATGAATCTTGGACTTAGATTATTGGATATGTTATGTATCTATGGTTatacattatttattttcgtTCCAGCATCAATTCTTTGTGTAATTCCACTTCAATTAGTTCAATGGATTATTGTAGCAATTGCATCAATTGTTTCTGGTTTGTTTTTGGTAACAAATATCTTTACACCTTTGAAAGAGGATTTCACAAAAAGAGGTTTAATCATTTGCGCTGTAATTGGTGCATTACATATAGGTTTAGCTTTAgtattaaaactttatttctTTGCAAATAGTACTGAAAACTTTACAATCTCTGATAGTTCTTCAACACCAACTCCAACTCCAACTAATACcactaaattattataa
- the yipf1 gene encoding Yip1 domain-containing protein (alternatively spliced) produces MSTGFSHDVDVNSNTSPNNNNNNNSNNNNSNKIGGNSSNNKFSDNVPLNTNEDGTEKKYSFYEVPYYRFLFNVDTKEVGLRLIRSMLPIKFSFFNLIRENPDLYGPFWVLTSLVFIVAVTSNLNEYFHSSDHKSWEVDIQKIVYSAITIYGYSFVIPLILWGIFKWMNLGLRLLDMLCIYGYTLFIFVPASILCVIPLQLVQWIIVAIASIVSGLFLVTNIFTPLKEDFTKRGLIICAVIGALHIGLALVLKLYFFANSTENFTISDSSSTPTPTPTNTTKLL; encoded by the exons atgtCAACAGGTTTTTCACATGATGTTGATGTAAATTCAAATActtcaccaaataataataataataataatagtaataataataatagtaataaaatcggtggaaatagtagtaataataaattttcagaTAATGTTCCATTAAATACTAATGAAGATGGTACAGAAAAGAAATATAGTTTTTATGAGGTACCATATTATAGATTCCTTTTCAATGTTGATACAAAAGAGGTTGGTCTTCGTTTAATTAGATCAATGttaccaattaaattttcatttttcaatcTCATCAGGGAAAATCCTGATTTATATGGTCCATTTTGGGTTTTAACTTCTTTAGTTTTCATTGTTGCTGTtacttcaaatttaaatgaatattttcATTCAAGTGATCATAAAA gtTGGGAAGTTGATATTCAAAAGATTGTTTATAGTGCAATTACAATTTATGGTTATTCATTTGTAATTCCATTAATTTTATGGGGTATATTTAAATGGATGAATCTTGGACTTAGATTATTGGATATGTTATGTATCTATGGTTatacattatttattttcgtTCCAGCATCAATTCTTTGTGTAATTCCACTTCAATTAGTTCAATGGATTATTGTAGCAATTGCATCAATTGTTTCTGGTTTGTTTTTGGTAACAAATATCTTTACACCTTTGAAAGAGGATTTCACAAAAAGAGGTTTAATCATTTGCGCTGTAATTGGTGCATTACATATAGGTTTAGCTTTAgtattaaaactttatttctTTGCAAATAGTACTGAAAACTTTACAATCTCTGATAGTTCTTCAACACCAACTCCAACTCCAACTAATACcactaaattattataa
- a CDS encoding COBW domain-containing protein (Similar to vitamin B12): protein MTEVTNSNINKKVPVTLITGFLGSGKTTFLNYILNENHGKKIAVIQNEYGQSIGIETAMIVDSNGEKIQEWLEFPNGCICCTVKDDFLQSIEDLLKRSDKFDYILIESTGMGDPGQISASLWVDEELESPIYFDSIITLVDSKHIEKHIEKSKLNSNANNNNNKKVDDEDIEIHGTDIKYYSTEVERQIAFADIILLNKIDLLDQSNLNNEIKTITERIKSINPIAKIITTERSVVPLDKVLDVKAYNPNIELLKEYLDQFQKGQNSNNQHQHQHNNNEESSSCKECSLTNTSNHSKFINTVCITEDGDIDLTEFNRWIGNLLWEEKKDCIFRCKGLISVKGQDEKYILQGVYATFEVLPSGLLWSKDEKRHNKIVLIGESLNQNELEQSFKNKLL, encoded by the exons ATGACAGAAgttacaaattcaaatataaataaaaaagtaccAGTAACATTAATTACAGGATTTTTAGGTTCTGGAAAG acaacatttttaaattatattttaaatgaaaatcatgGTAAAAAAATAGCAGTAATTCAAAATGAGTATGGACAATCGATTGGTATTGAAACAGCAATGATTGTGGATTCCAATGGTGAAAAGATTCAAGAATGGTTAGAATTTCCAAAtggttgtatttgttgtacTGTAAAGGATGATTTCTTACAATCAATAGAAGATCTCCTAAAAAGATCagataaatttgattatatattaattgaatctaCAGGTATGGGTGATCCTGGTCAAATTTCAGCATCACTTTGGGTAGATGAAGAATTAGAGTCTCCAATTTATTTCGATAGTATTATAACATTAGTTGATTCAAAACATATTGAAAAAcatattgaaaaatcaaaattaaatagtaatgccaacaacaataataataaaaaagtggATGATGAAGATATTGAAATTCATGGTAcagatattaaatattattcaacAGAAGTTGAAAGACAAATTGCATTTGctgatattattttattaaataagaTTGATTTATTGGatcaatcaaatttaaataatgaaattaaaaccattacAGAAAggattaaatcaattaatccaATAGCAAAGATTATTACAACTGAAAGATCAGTTGTTCCATTAGATAAAGTTTTAGATGTTAAAGCTTATAATCCAAATAtcgaattattaaaagagtatttagatcaatttcaaaaaggtcaaaatagtaataatcaacatcaacatcaacataataataatgaagaatcaTCATCTTGTAAAGAATGTTCATTAACAAATACTAGTAATCAtagtaaatttataaatacagTTTGTATAACAGAAGATGGTGATATAGATTTAACAGAATTCAATAGATGGattggtaatttattatgggaagaaaagaaagattgTATATTTAGATGTAAAGGTTTAATCTCTGTTAAAGGTCAAGatgaaaaatatatattacaAGGTGTTTATGCAACTTTTGAAGTTTTACCCTCTGGTTTACTTTGGTCTAAAGATGAAAAAAGACATAATAAAATCgttttaattggtgaatcattaaatcaaaatgaattagaacaatcttttaaaaacaaattattataa
- the comE gene encoding FNIP repeat-containing protein, protein MIYYFLVSIFFNEENLESKLKLKLFINKLSKLPILNNNNNQNPLIANLELKQREINTIDLFYKIISFDIESNRFIKKNKGSSIGSIINNNIFCKIDIGSRLLRPAKENAVFQLYYNLYPLNNKQSSSFISPTELSVINNLPPNIIQEENIFIQCSLLVRGKSLDSFLENKINYNNEIQLLDDESYCSHILSSLLLMTTDYKGDNIFIENNINKIIGIDNDECMEFDELNNSASNGKTYINFKNILFTFKSRMSKVVNENIINQFIQHQPNIFILNWLNQIYQESIKYEKFIEFSCLNIFDEILRTNESLQLPIKFKKGWVLKMLNRFKTIIEILKSDKDDNNNSYNKSITYYRLFKEILPTTYYYYQGLLLLETNHPLDQMESLYFEQKRLSIEEMFQKVKHLNETHIKKLLQEIRGTPKNNEGVDLSIIETIKELIKGSELNDFKSDKDLMNWVETIVKLNKTLNTDMELNETFYKSYQLILQKVLNLSSPSSFHLIVKFIEITLNNSFNYSVDGEPILHLIIRLNVSNSIEFIDYLIKKLNIDVNIEHNHLTALDLVADQKKFKLFRHLIDLGAGKNFDSTKISNYYSSLSHSKKIRFKPFLETLFHTNPNIAWCISLNQLLPLANGDDENNNNNNNNNNNNYNNNNNNNNNNNNNNNNNNNNNNNNNNGCKILKTVISGRRRILLKSYEKLLFEEDGKTPKKPNKYGRRPVPSISDDYGNCIHFKFSPQFPGTDFSVFKLSELLFPQDGGGGGCIPCCELASIDGDIAVLLIQNVFGETLFDILEKEPEIINEIDSSNISKQLILSMLTNNGDGNLGNFIISNHLLDSKIYSIDNDQSFMPPISKPIKSGLFKSSSCKVSTVILLFNQMNDFVHQDVIDSINNLDIDMLCSDWLQQMDTFHILSLLHFNETREKLKENKETIIGVAFSSNMMKLLYSKLNRLKHHLNENNNKPITHFQLYEKLEPLVASKIKPLINDENLSIIDRYNKFNNIKYKDNKHRTEILTKSSNPSALLLDSIDIPKGSEIQNELWSADYGPDFALRELKKLKNKYSEIKNIIKSIESGNLNEISDFHFENYLKKTNFLKKTNEKQKLLFQSIKERSNLTSIFIRNSQLLLELSTIMSPNFNNLNEINFSNCKNLNFICGFIGMIRVQLSLPSLQILNVCGCEELYSLKLNCPNLITLLASNCKNLNEFDILAPNLNEINLNSSIKYNSIFNSLSSFGNLEKLDISNSRNLGSKLKFKFENLKYLEAVSIYQVCEITFNLPNILSINIDDCKDLKEINSDRYHDWAWEALKANRRNKIIFQGDRNSVNLKLFNVKLKELPIVDQDYVILFDSKSYYIHSDNAIQGLHNFYNIKKPLTRKTIPSSVESLTIHDGFNYPITKGIIPNTVNRLSLYRIKSDFELGAIPSTVFSLSLKAGFNLSLQPGFITNGVKYLSISEIQSELMDGSIPPSVSNLTLEDGFNQEINNGILSSELKYLDLKFILYPLKVGSIPPTVVGISIDGYNHSLKGGVIPYGVETLSLHKVEEPLDSTCIPSSIKTIFIYDDFNQKLSNGVIPSSVTELYLHAFKEPLEIGSIPSTVKKISLYDGFKHPLDGKVLPEGIETLELYNTVHPLEKESIPNSLLKLEIKDSYDHIIPRDIPNHITLKLPQRILNSRSSIVSSQPYSNTLTEINNNGIVKNLLFFGTLLAIGMISKNKNK, encoded by the exons atgatttattattttttggtttcgatatttttt aatgaagaaaatttagaatcaaaattaaaattaaaattatttataaataaattatcaaaattaccaatattaaataataataataatcaaaatccaTTAATAgcaaatttagaattaaaacaaaGAGAAATCAatacaattgatttattttataaaataatatcatttgatATAGAATCAAAtagatttataaaaaagaataaaggttcatcaattggttcaataattaataataacatattTTGTAAGATTGATATTGGATCTAGATTACTTAGACCAGCAAAAGAGAATGCAGtttttcaactttattataatctttatccattgaataataaacaatcatCAAGTTTTATATCACCAACTGAATTGAGtgttataaataatttaccaccaaATATAATACAAGAAGAGAATATATTCATTCAATGTTCATTATTAGTTAGAGGTAAAAGTTTAGATTCATTTTTAgagaataaaattaattataataatgaaattcaGTTATTAGATGATGAAAGTTATTGTTCACATATTTTATCAAGTCTTTTATTAATGACAACTGACTATAAAGgtgataatatatttattgaaaataatataaataaaatcattggaattgataatgatgaatgtatggaatttgatgaattaaataacTCTGCAAGTAATGGTAAaacatatataaattttaaaaatatattgtttACATTTAAATCAAGAATGTCAAAAGttgtaaatgaaaatattataaatcaatTCATTCAACATCAaccaaatatatttattttaaattggttaaatcaaatttatcaagaaagtattaaatatgaaaaatttattgaattttcatgtttaaatatatttgatgaaattttaagAACAAATGAAAGTTTAcaattaccaattaaatttaaaaaaggttgggttttaaaaatgttaaatagatttaaaacaattattgaaattttaaaaagtgataaagatgataataataatagttataataaatcaattacatATTATCGATTATTTAAGGAAATATTACCAAcaacatattattattatcagggtttgttattattggaaACTAATCATCCATTAGATCAAATGGAATCATTATATTTCGAGCAAAAAAGACTTTCAATAGAGGAAATGTTTCAAAAAGTTaaacatttaaatgaaaCTCATATTAAAAAGTTATTACAAGAAATTAGAGGCACtcctaaaaataatgaaggggttgatttatcaataattgaaactattaaagaattaataaaaggttcagaattaaatgattttaaatctgataaagatttaatgAATTGGGTGGAAACCatagtaaaattaaataaaactttaaatacTGATATGGAATTAAATGAAACATTTTATAAAtcatatcaattaattttacaaaaagttttaaatttatcatcaccatcatcgtTTCATCTTATTGTTAAATTCATTGAAataacattaaataatagttttaattataGTGTTGATGGCGAACCAATACTTCATTTAATCATTAGATTAAAtgtttcaaattcaattgaatttatagattacttaattaaaaaattaaatattgatgtAAATATTGAACATAATCATTTAACAGCTTTAGATTTAGTAGcagatcaaaaaaaattcaaattatttagacatttaattgatttaggTGCAGGCAAAAACTTTGATTCaacaaaaatttcaaattattattctaGTTTATCTCATtctaaaaaaattagatttaaaccatttttaGAAACTTTATTTCATACAAATCCAAATATAGCTTGGTGTATATCTTTAAATCAGTTATTACCTTTAgcaaatggtgatgatgagaataataataataataataataataataataataattataataataataataataataataataataataataataataataataataataataataataataataataataataatggatgtaaaattttaaaaacagtTATTAGTGGTAGGAGAAGGATATTATTGAAATcatatgaaaaattattatttgaagaagaTGGTAAAACACCAAAGAAACCAAATAAATATGGTAGAAGACCAGTGCCATCAATTAGTGATGACTATGGTAATTGtattcattttaaattttcaccaCAATTTCCAGGTACAgatttttcagtttttaaACTATCAGAATTATTATTCCCTCAAGatggtggaggtggtggaTGTATACCATGTTGTGAATTAGCATCAATTGATGGTGATATAgcagttttattaattcaaaatgtTTTTGGTGAAACATTATTTGATATATTAGAGAAAGAACCAGAAATAATCAACGAAATTGATTcatcaaatatttcaaaacaattaatattatcaatgtTAACGAATAATGGTGATGGAAATCTTggaaattttataatttcaaatcacttattagattcaaaaatctattcaattgataatgatcaATCATTTATGCCACCAATTTCAAAGCCAATTAAATctggtttatttaaatcatcatcttGTAAAGTTTCAactgtaatattattatttaatcaaatGAACGATTTTGTTCATCAAGAtgtaattgattcaataaataatttagatattGATATGCTTTGTTCAGACTGGTTACAACAAATGGATACTTTTCATATATTATCTTTACTTCATTTTAATGAAACTcgtgaaaaattaaaagaaaataaagaaactaTCATTGGTGTAGCATTTAGTTCAAATATGATGAAATTActttattcaaaattaaatcgTTTAAAAcatcatttaaatgaaaataataataaaccaataactcattttcaattatatgaaaaattagaACCATTGGTAGcatcaaaaattaaaccattaattaatgatgaaaatttatcaattattgatagatataataaatttaataatattaaatataaagataataaacaTAGAACAGAAATTTTAACAAAGTCATCAAATCCATCagcattattattagattcaattgatattCCAAAAGGATCCGAAATTCAAAATGAATTATGGAGTGCAGATTATGGGCCAGATTTCGCATTAAgagaattgaaaaaattgaaaaataaatatagtgaaattaaaaatattattaaaagtattGAATCaggtaatttaaatgaaatttcagattttcattttgaaaattatttaaaaaaaacaaactttttaaagaagacaaatgaaaaacaaaaactattattcCAATCTATTAAGGAAAGAAGTAATTTGACAAGTATTTTCATTAGAAATAGTCAATTATTGCTTGAGCTTTCTACAATTATGtcaccaaattttaataatttaaatgaaatcaatttttcaaattgtaaaaatttaaatttcatttgtgGTTTTATTGGTATGATAAGAGTTCAATTATCATTACCTTCATtgcaaattttaaatgtttgtGGTTGTGAAGAACtatattcattaaaattaaattgtccaaatttaattactCTTTTAGCatcaaattgtaaaaatttaaatgaatttgatattttagcgccaaatttaaatgaaattaatttaaattcttcaataAAGTATAATAGTATTTTCAATTCATTATCAAGTTTTGgaaatttagaaaaattagatatttcaaattcaagaAATTTAGGtagtaaattaaaatttaaatttgaaaatttaaaatatttagaaGCAGTTTCAATTTATCAAGTTTGTGaaattacatttaatttaccaaatattctttcaattaatattgatgattgtaaagatttaaaagaaattaatagtGATCGATATCATGACTGGGCATGGGAAGCATTAAAAGCTAATCGAcgaaataaaatcatttttcaaGGTGATAGAAATtctgtaaatttaaaattatttaatgttaaACTTAAAGAACTTCCAATTGTTGATCAAGATTATGTTATACTTTTTGATTCAAAATCATATTATATTCATTCTGATAATGCCATTCAAGGTTtacataatttttataatattaaaaaaccatTAACTAGAAAAACAATACCATCATCAGTTGAAAGTTTAACAATTCATGATGGATTTAATTACCCAATAACTAAAGGTATAATTCCAAATACTGTCAACAGACTTTCTCTATATCGTATTAAATCTGATTTTGAATTGGGCGCAATTCCATCAActgttttttcattatcacttAAAGCTGGTTTTAACCTATCACTTCAACCTGGCTTCATTACCAATGGTGTTAAATATCTTTCAATATCAGAAATTCAAAGTGAACTGATGGATGGTTCAATTCCCCCCTCTGTTAGTAATCTTACATTGGAAGATGGATTCAAccaagaaattaataatggtataCTTTCTAGTGAATTAAAATAccttgatttaaaatttattttatatccATTAAAAGTTGGTTCAATCCCACCGACAGTAGTTGGAATATCAATTGATGGATATAATCATTCACTTAAAGGTGGCGTCATTCCCTATGGCGTTGAAACTTTAAGTTTACATAAAGTGGAAGAACCTTTAGATTCAACATGTATtccatcatcaattaaaaccattttcatttatgatgattttaatcaaaaattatcaaatggtGTTATTCCATCAAGTGTTACAGAACTTTATCTACACGCATTTAAAGAACCTTTAGAAATTGGTTCAATACCATCAActgttaaaaaaatatctctTTATGATGGATTTAAACATCCTTTGGATGGTAAAGTCTTACCAGAAGGTATTGAAACTCTTGAACTTTACAATACAGTTCATCCTttagaaaaagaatcaattccaaattctcttttaaaattagaaataaaagACTCATATGATCATATAATACCTCGAGATATACCAAATCATATTACACTTAAATTACCtcaaagaattttaaattcaagaTCTTCAATTGTTTCATCTCAACCTTATAGTAATACATTAactgaaataaataataatggcaTAGTCAagaatttattgttttttggTACTCTTTTAGCTATTGGTATGATAagcaaaaacaaaaacaaataa